In Candidatus Pantoea floridensis, the genomic window CGTGAGGTATAGCCAGTTTCAAACTGACGCTGCGCCAGATTAAGCGAATTTTCCCGCGTCGCCAGCGTGGCTTGCGTGACCCGCAGCTGTTCATCCAGCGCGCACAGGCTGAGATAGCCCGATGCTACCGAACTGGCGACGGTTAATTCGGCCGCTGAGGCGGCGGCACGCTGCGCATCCAACGACGCTGCGGCGGCACGGATGCTGCTGCTGCGACTGCCCCACAGATCAACCTCATAGTTAGCCTGCAGCAATCCCTGAAACACTGCGCTTTCATACGGCTGGCCGGTTGCCGCCGACAGTGTGCGCTGGTGAGTAGCGGCAACACCCGCTGACAGCGTGGGGAAATTATCGCCCTGCGCAGCACGCAACTCGGCGCGGTATTGATCGACGCGCGACCGCGCCATCAGGATATCGCTATTGTGCTGCAACGCCTGGCTAACGAGACGATTGAGGTTATCATCGCCGAAATGTTGCCACCAGCGCGCTTCTGGTGCCGCGTGCGGCCCCACCTGCTGACGCCAGTTATCCGGAATGGGTAAGGATGAAGGCGCTTTTTCGACCTCAGTGGCGCAGCCTGTCACCATCAGCGCCATGCAGGTGGCTAACAGTAGGCGCTTCATGGCGCTTCCTTATACGGCTCTGCGGCAGTATCAATCTCCACTTCCACCGACATGCCCGGGCGCAGCGCGTGCAGATCGTCGTTGAGAATCTTGATGCGCACCGGAATGCGCTGGGCAATTTTCACAAAATTGCCGGTGGCGTTATCTGGCGAGATAGCGCTGAACTCGGAACCGGCAGCGGGTGAAATAAACTCAACGCGGCCGTCATAATGCTTGCCGTCGAGCGCATCGACGCGAATGCTGACCGGCAAGCCGGGACGGACGCGCGCCAGCTGGGTCTCTTTCAGGTTAGCGATCACCCATTTGTTTTCAGGCACCACGGAGGTTAATCGCGTTCCGGCGGTGACGTAGGTCCCTTTGCGCACCGAGAGTTGGCCAAGCTGCCCGCTATCCGGCGCGATAATCCGCGTGTTGGCCAAATCGATATTCGCCAGTTCTAACGCCGCCTGAGCGCTGGCAACATCCGCTTGCAGTGAGCCGCGATTGACCACCACGGTTTGCAGATTTTGCTGTGACACGGCCACCTGCGCCTCCGCCTGACGCAGCTGCGCTTCGGCCTGCGCGTTGGCGGCGCGCGCCGCATCGCGCTCGCGTACCGACAGCGAGCCGTCGGCTGCCAGATTCTCCACGCGCTTGAGATCGAGGTTGCTTTTCAGCGCCTGGGCCTTGGCATTCTCCAGTGCCGCTTTGTTGCTAACAATGGTGGCTTCAGCACTTTTGCGCTGCTGCTGGTTATTGTTTTGCGCCGCGATTTTCATCTCTAACTGCGCCTGCGCCTGATGCACCCGCTGACGATAAATACGATCGTCGATGGTCATCAGCAGCTGCCCTTTGGTCACCGGCTGTAAATCCACCACGTCAACCTCGGTGAGATAGCCGCTCACCTGCGGGCTGATAAAGGTGACCTGACCGCGTACATAGGCGTTTTCCGTGGCCTGCAGGGTGCTAGTGAACGGCCATAACTGCCAGGCATACAAAATCACCAGCACGCCAACAATCACAATGCCGCTGCCGGCAGCAATGGAAAGAATGCGTCGGCGGTTGGTGCGCTCGCGCTCCGCAGCCTGAATATCGTCCTGTTGGCTCATGAATTCTCCGTCGGGTTTACTGATGATTTTGCCGCATCCATTTTTGTCTGACGCCAGTTGATATAGCGTAAC contains:
- a CDS encoding HlyD family secretion protein codes for the protein MSQQDDIQAAERERTNRRRILSIAAGSGIVIVGVLVILYAWQLWPFTSTLQATENAYVRGQVTFISPQVSGYLTEVDVVDLQPVTKGQLLMTIDDRIYRQRVHQAQAQLEMKIAAQNNNQQQRKSAEATIVSNKAALENAKAQALKSNLDLKRVENLAADGSLSVRERDAARAANAQAEAQLRQAEAQVAVSQQNLQTVVVNRGSLQADVASAQAALELANIDLANTRIIAPDSGQLGQLSVRKGTYVTAGTRLTSVVPENKWVIANLKETQLARVRPGLPVSIRVDALDGKHYDGRVEFISPAAGSEFSAISPDNATGNFVKIAQRIPVRIKILNDDLHALRPGMSVEVEIDTAAEPYKEAP